One genomic region from Halosolutus amylolyticus encodes:
- a CDS encoding HalOD1 output domain-containing protein has protein sequence MTQTTQRGTGAMAKNQTTVYDPENPPSITIIKTIAEQEGVDSTELDLRLYDYLNPDALDNVMESNEVEVTVSIVEYDIQVVDSDIICILE, from the coding sequence ATGACACAGACTACCCAAAGGGGCACGGGAGCAATGGCCAAGAACCAGACCACAGTCTACGATCCAGAGAATCCACCCAGCATTACGATTATAAAGACGATCGCTGAACAGGAAGGCGTCGATTCGACAGAACTCGATCTCAGACTCTACGACTATCTCAATCCAGACGCACTCGATAACGTGATGGAGTCAAACGAGGTCGAGGTCACAGTCTCAATTGTCGAATATGATATTCAGGTCGTTGATTCCGATATAATATGTATTCTCGAGTGA
- a CDS encoding PadR family transcriptional regulator, producing the protein MYDLTGFQRDLLYTIAGQHEPHGLAIKEELEKYYEGEIHHGRLYPNLDTLVDKGLVEKGREDRRTNYYTLTRRGRREIEARREWENQYVDELLSDS; encoded by the coding sequence ATGTACGATCTGACCGGTTTCCAACGAGACCTACTATACACGATTGCGGGCCAGCACGAGCCGCACGGGCTCGCGATCAAAGAAGAACTCGAGAAGTACTACGAGGGAGAAATCCATCACGGCCGGTTGTACCCGAATCTCGATACACTCGTAGACAAAGGTCTCGTCGAAAAGGGCCGGGAAGATCGCCGAACGAACTATTATACGCTCACCCGCCGCGGCCGTCGCGAAATCGAAGCTCGGCGGGAATGGGAGAATCAGTACGTGGACGAGTTGCTGTCCGATTCGTAG
- the tnpA gene encoding IS200/IS605 family transposase, whose product MEYDLESGAHSTYSLHYHLILTTKYRRGVLTEERTQFIHEVISGFTDNYGVELTNLDGEDDHVHILFRAKPTTDLAKFINTVKGATARRIRNEYADELKTDLWGDSFWNDSYCLISTGQVSLDVLMQYVENQRE is encoded by the coding sequence ATGGAGTATGACCTCGAGTCGGGAGCGCACTCGACGTATTCCCTGCACTATCACCTAATACTCACGACGAAGTATCGGCGCGGAGTGCTAACCGAGGAGCGAACCCAATTCATCCACGAGGTCATCAGCGGGTTCACGGACAACTACGGTGTCGAACTGACGAACCTCGACGGCGAGGACGACCACGTACACATCCTATTCAGAGCGAAACCAACCACCGACCTCGCGAAGTTCATCAATACGGTCAAGGGCGCAACCGCCCGCCGTATCCGCAACGAGTACGCGGACGAACTCAAGACTGATCTGTGGGGTGACTCGTTTTGGAACGACTCGTACTGCCTCATCTCGACGGGGCAGGTGTCGTTGGATGTGCTGATGCAGTACGTCGAGAACCAACGCGAGTAG
- a CDS encoding orc1/cdc6 family replication initiation protein encodes MTLFERSEAIFEDENILHDDYQPESLEERDEELEQYTAYLQPVINGSQPRNIFLYGKTGVGKTAVTKYLLHHLEEDAKQYDDLTVTTVYLNCEDLTSSYRVAVELVNTLRDPSEQISRTGYPLNAVYEKLWAELDQIGGTVLIVLDEVDYIGDDDSILYQLPRARSNEKIEHARIGIIGISNDFKYREKLDPRVEDTLCERELHFPPYDANELQNILEKRAALAFKDEILEGDVVPLCAAFAAQDKGSARQGLDLLLEAGDLARRRNDPVVTEDHVREAKQLLEKQRIEESMKELTSHGHLTLLAVVTSTIADSSQAPFQKQQLYEQYHDLAVATNRDPLGGRAFHNHLAELSMLGILDRTKRNEGRGGGIYYEYEIDVPIDAALSTLENLHMSGELDLESLRQNAEDQDFL; translated from the coding sequence ATGACACTATTCGAGCGATCTGAGGCGATCTTTGAGGATGAAAACATCCTCCACGACGACTATCAGCCCGAATCGCTCGAGGAACGAGACGAGGAACTCGAACAATATACTGCATATCTCCAACCCGTCATCAACGGTTCACAGCCTCGAAACATCTTCCTCTATGGGAAGACGGGTGTCGGGAAAACAGCCGTCACGAAGTATCTCCTTCACCATCTCGAGGAAGATGCTAAACAGTACGATGACCTCACAGTGACGACGGTCTATCTCAACTGTGAAGATCTGACCAGTAGTTACCGGGTTGCTGTTGAACTCGTCAATACACTTCGTGACCCATCCGAGCAAATCAGTCGCACTGGCTATCCGCTGAATGCCGTCTATGAAAAGCTGTGGGCAGAACTCGATCAGATCGGTGGAACAGTCCTGATCGTCCTGGACGAAGTCGACTACATCGGCGATGACGACTCGATTCTCTATCAGCTTCCACGTGCACGTAGTAACGAAAAAATCGAACACGCTCGTATCGGGATCATCGGTATCAGCAACGACTTCAAATATCGTGAGAAGCTCGATCCACGCGTCGAGGATACCCTCTGCGAACGCGAACTCCACTTTCCACCATACGACGCAAACGAGCTCCAGAATATCCTTGAAAAGCGAGCAGCGCTAGCGTTCAAAGACGAGATTCTCGAGGGTGATGTCGTCCCACTGTGTGCAGCGTTTGCTGCACAGGATAAGGGCAGTGCCCGCCAAGGGCTTGATCTGCTTCTCGAGGCAGGGGACCTAGCCCGCCGGCGAAACGATCCAGTCGTTACCGAAGATCACGTTCGCGAAGCAAAGCAACTGCTCGAGAAGCAACGAATTGAAGAGAGCATGAAGGAGCTGACCTCCCACGGACACCTCACACTCCTAGCTGTGGTTACCTCTACGATTGCCGATTCCTCGCAAGCCCCGTTCCAGAAACAACAGCTCTATGAGCAGTATCATGACCTCGCAGTTGCAACCAACCGCGACCCTCTCGGTGGAAGAGCCTTCCATAATCATCTCGCTGAACTCTCAATGCTCGGTATCCTCGATCGAACGAAGCGAAACGAAGGCAGAGGTGGTGGGATCTATTACGAATACGAAATTGACGTACCGATCGATGCGGCTCTTTCGACGCTTGAGAATTTACATATGAGTGGTGAGCTGGATCTGGAATCGCTTCGCCAGAACGCTGAAGACCAGGACTTTCTGTAA
- a CDS encoding DUF3006 domain-containing protein, protein MDGTYTGVVDRIEDGEIGVILLEEDEEVIEQVDVPADRLPEPAQTDGGVLSVTLENDEVVAMEYRPDATRDRRESAREKLNRLSEKLSDREE, encoded by the coding sequence ATGGATGGGACCTACACCGGCGTTGTGGACCGGATCGAGGACGGCGAGATCGGCGTGATCTTGCTCGAGGAGGACGAGGAGGTGATCGAGCAAGTCGACGTCCCCGCCGATCGACTGCCAGAGCCCGCTCAAACGGATGGAGGCGTGCTCTCGGTGACGCTCGAGAACGACGAGGTGGTGGCGATGGAGTACCGACCGGACGCAACGCGAGACCGTCGTGAGTCTGCTCGTGAGAAACTGAATCGGTTGTCGGAAAAGTTGTCCGATCGCGAGGAGTGA
- a CDS encoding cupin domain-containing protein, with product MYKVQTNRAEDVDAEGVQSTPIVIRTNEFRLLYFEMEPDAKIDWHTHTPGLDEVNMCLEGRAKYSLEREDGSYQTIEVGPMEFVYVPGGARHKIETVGDQVHVSLSAAKFDTIARLESLEDEDADGAETDETGWNDVLFVDRKRDEVVAMDKEFVSK from the coding sequence ATGTACAAAGTCCAGACAAATCGGGCAGAAGACGTAGACGCCGAGGGTGTTCAAAGTACTCCGATAGTAATCAGAACAAACGAATTCCGGTTGCTCTATTTCGAAATGGAACCAGACGCAAAGATTGACTGGCACACGCATACTCCTGGTCTCGACGAAGTAAATATGTGTCTTGAGGGGCGGGCAAAGTACAGTCTCGAACGTGAAGACGGAAGTTATCAGACCATTGAGGTCGGTCCCATGGAATTTGTCTACGTACCGGGGGGTGCCAGACACAAAATTGAAACGGTAGGTGACCAAGTTCACGTGTCACTCTCTGCTGCGAAATTCGATACGATCGCACGGCTTGAATCACTTGAAGACGAGGATGCAGACGGTGCGGAAACGGACGAAACTGGATGGAACGATGTCCTCTTTGTTGACCGCAAGCGAGACGAGGTCGTCGCTATGGACAAAGAGTTCGTGTCGAAGTGA
- a CDS encoding PadR family transcriptional regulator → MYDLTGFQRDLLYVITGADQPSGQDVKDEVETYYNAGINHGRLYPNLDTLVNKELVEKGQLDRRTNYYAITDAGEETIQDRQEWERQFVDF, encoded by the coding sequence ATGTACGACCTCACGGGATTTCAACGCGACCTGCTGTACGTGATCACAGGTGCCGACCAGCCGTCAGGCCAGGACGTCAAGGACGAAGTAGAGACTTACTACAACGCCGGGATTAATCACGGCCGGCTCTATCCGAATCTCGATACGCTCGTCAACAAAGAACTTGTCGAGAAGGGGCAACTCGACCGCCGGACGAACTACTATGCGATCACCGACGCAGGAGAGGAAACAATCCAGGACCGTCAAGAGTGGGAGCGGCAGTTCGTCGATTTCTAA
- a CDS encoding RNA-guided endonuclease InsQ/TnpB family protein, whose amino-acid sequence MYYAYKYRLKLSDAHREELDRHRDICRQLYNHTLYRLNEYQDEYGELPSMTTLRSELPDLKKWWDDLSDVYSKVLQTVVERLFDNLKALSKLKENGYGVGHLKWKPPREFRSFTYSQSGFKLDKKGGQTVLSLSKLAEIPIRLHRAIPDDAKLKQVTVKKEPTGEWFATFGVQMDREPPEPPENPEKCVGIDVGILKYAHDTDGTAVGSLDLSNEHERLEREQRKLSRKQHGSNNWEKQRRRVAECHANLRRKRRDFLHKLSAYYAREYDLVAVEDLNVKGMMESPSNSRNTASAAWRTFLSLLEYKCEREGTHFVAVNPRGTTKECASCGVSTEKPLWVREHSCPACGFEADRDANAAWDILSRGLEDVGVGYSESTPVESALPVDASVSAKRVVETGSPTLKDRTASPVSE is encoded by the coding sequence ATGTACTACGCCTACAAGTACCGTCTCAAGCTGTCCGACGCCCACCGAGAGGAGTTGGACCGCCACCGAGACATTTGTAGGCAGTTGTACAACCACACGCTCTACCGCCTCAACGAGTACCAAGACGAATACGGCGAACTGCCGTCCATGACCACGCTACGGTCGGAGCTACCCGATCTCAAAAAGTGGTGGGACGACCTCTCGGACGTGTACTCGAAGGTTCTCCAAACCGTCGTAGAACGTCTGTTCGACAACCTCAAAGCTCTCTCCAAACTCAAGGAGAACGGCTACGGCGTCGGTCACCTCAAGTGGAAGCCGCCACGGGAGTTTCGAAGTTTTACGTACAGTCAGTCTGGCTTCAAGCTCGACAAGAAGGGCGGTCAAACTGTGCTGTCACTCTCGAAACTCGCGGAGATACCGATTCGGCTCCACCGCGCCATCCCCGACGACGCCAAACTCAAGCAGGTCACGGTCAAGAAGGAACCGACGGGCGAGTGGTTCGCTACGTTCGGGGTCCAAATGGACCGCGAACCGCCCGAACCGCCCGAGAATCCTGAGAAGTGCGTCGGAATCGACGTAGGGATTCTCAAGTACGCACACGATACGGACGGCACGGCGGTCGGGTCGCTCGACCTTTCGAACGAACATGAACGCTTGGAGCGCGAGCAACGGAAGCTCTCGCGGAAGCAACACGGCTCGAACAACTGGGAGAAACAACGGCGGCGCGTCGCGGAGTGTCACGCCAACCTCCGACGGAAGCGCCGCGACTTTTTGCACAAGCTCTCGGCGTACTACGCTCGGGAGTACGACCTCGTGGCAGTCGAAGACCTGAACGTGAAGGGGATGATGGAATCGCCGTCGAACAGCCGCAATACAGCGTCTGCCGCGTGGCGAACGTTCCTCTCGTTGCTCGAATACAAGTGCGAGCGCGAGGGGACACACTTCGTGGCGGTCAACCCGAGAGGGACGACCAAGGAGTGCGCGTCCTGCGGCGTTTCGACGGAGAAGCCGTTGTGGGTCCGTGAACACTCCTGTCCCGCCTGCGGGTTTGAGGCAGACAGGGACGCGAACGCGGCGTGGGACATTCTTTCTCGCGGCCTCGAAGACGTAGGAGTGGGATACTCCGAATCAACGCCTGTGGAGTCTGCGCTCCCTGTGGATGCGTCTGTATCTGCAAAGCGCGTCGTGGAAACAGGAAGCCCTACCCTCAAGGACCGAACGGCGTCACCCGTGAGCGAGTAG
- a CDS encoding transcription initiation factor IIB, with product MATNEIFSSRFSQETEQTTRSTTSCPECGGDLLPANHETCCRECGLIVDEDHLDYGPEWFDSPENSSRRRTGTPLTAGRHDRGLSTVIGWQKDGQGNTIPGRKRSQLNRLRREHRRSQWRTKRERNLGYSLGEVRRIVSALELPDSLCEQACMLFRRAQGEDLCQGRSLEGVAAASVYAVCRCNGLGRTLEEISQLATCSRLDLECAYSAMDTELELPTTIPRPQNSLPQLAATLGVPDEVRHRALELATLAEDAGITSGRRPRGFVATCLYRASHEFGYGLSQQEVADCADTSTATIRAHRDRLREVLEDQE from the coding sequence ATGGCTACAAACGAGATATTCAGCAGTCGTTTCAGTCAGGAGACAGAGCAAACAACGCGATCGACGACGTCGTGCCCTGAGTGCGGTGGAGACCTACTCCCAGCAAACCACGAAACATGCTGTCGAGAGTGTGGCTTGATCGTTGATGAAGACCACCTCGATTACGGACCCGAGTGGTTCGACTCACCTGAGAACTCGAGCCGGCGCCGAACTGGTACTCCGCTCACAGCAGGCCGACACGACCGCGGACTGTCGACTGTGATCGGATGGCAGAAAGATGGGCAAGGGAACACAATCCCCGGTCGAAAACGGAGTCAACTCAACCGCCTTCGGCGGGAGCATCGCCGCAGCCAGTGGCGAACGAAGCGTGAACGAAATCTTGGATACAGTCTCGGCGAAGTCCGTCGGATCGTAAGTGCGCTCGAGTTACCGGACTCACTGTGCGAACAGGCGTGTATGCTCTTTCGGCGTGCCCAAGGAGAAGACCTCTGTCAGGGACGGTCACTCGAGGGGGTTGCAGCAGCGAGCGTATACGCAGTGTGTCGATGCAATGGACTCGGACGGACCCTCGAGGAGATCAGTCAGCTGGCGACGTGCTCACGGTTAGACCTCGAGTGTGCGTACTCGGCGATGGACACCGAACTTGAGCTTCCAACGACGATTCCACGGCCACAGAATTCCCTCCCGCAACTCGCTGCCACACTCGGGGTTCCAGATGAGGTTCGACACCGAGCACTCGAGTTGGCAACGCTCGCAGAAGATGCTGGGATTACAAGTGGACGTCGTCCCCGAGGCTTCGTTGCAACCTGTCTGTACCGAGCCAGCCACGAGTTCGGCTACGGGCTCTCACAGCAAGAGGTTGCAGACTGTGCAGACACGTCGACGGCGACGATTCGAGCCCATCGTGACCGTTTGCGCGAGGTCCTCGAGGACCAGGAATAG
- a CDS encoding HIT family protein — translation MASCTFCDIIRGKEPAEVVLENERYLCILDQFPVNEGHSLVIPRDHIERLEEIDDETMYEFLEEAHEYILGRFDPDATNIGLNNGPEAGQTIQHLHWHVIPRYEGDIEDPTGGVRGVIPSKRQY, via the coding sequence ATGGCTTCTTGCACATTCTGTGACATCATTCGAGGCAAAGAGCCCGCTGAGGTCGTGCTGGAGAATGAGCGGTACCTTTGTATATTGGATCAATTTCCCGTCAATGAGGGACATAGTCTCGTGATTCCACGTGACCACATTGAGCGCTTAGAGGAAATTGATGATGAAACAATGTATGAATTCCTGGAGGAAGCACACGAATATATTCTGGGACGATTCGATCCTGACGCGACCAACATAGGTCTGAACAATGGTCCTGAGGCCGGTCAAACAATCCAACACCTACACTGGCACGTCATTCCGAGATACGAAGGGGATATCGAGGATCCAACTGGCGGTGTGAGGGGAGTTATACCGTC